One window of the Candidatus Zixiibacteriota bacterium genome contains the following:
- a CDS encoding conserved membrane hypothetical protein (Evidence 4 : Unknown function but conserved in other organisms), translating to MNFKIVYNVFMRDFRKQKKRMTLTILAIAWGTISIMLLLAFGEGLKQQMGRNQKGLGEGIAIVWGGQTSIPYKGMGRGRPIRLTADDIEYLRERMPELKNIGGEYLNWGIDLRYKDKVYSELVCGLYPCYEDIRTHYPQAGGRFINETDMNEKRRVVFLGNKLKEKLFGAEDAVGKIMLINSIPFTVIGVMQEKMQMGMYHGPDETTANIPATTFAAIFGYRYLSNMVYQPYDINDMKGVEKHAIALLAAKYKYDPKDEQALQVWDAASSAREFANMLLGIQLFLGIIGGMSLLIAGVGVANIMYVSIKERTREIGIKMAIGARKKYILSQFLMEAISITAVGGFFGMSLSYIXTESFKMIRIQSDVLDFMGRPTVSPEIGIIVILILGSLGLISGIFPAMRAASVNPVESLRYE from the coding sequence ATGAATTTTAAAATCGTCTATAATGTTTTCATGCGCGATTTCAGGAAACAGAAAAAGCGGATGACTTTGACTATCCTGGCGATCGCCTGGGGGACGATTTCGATAATGCTCCTGCTAGCTTTCGGCGAGGGCCTGAAACAGCAGATGGGGCGCAACCAGAAGGGATTGGGCGAAGGGATCGCCATTGTCTGGGGCGGACAGACCTCGATTCCGTACAAGGGCATGGGGCGGGGACGGCCGATCCGTTTGACGGCCGACGATATCGAGTACCTCAGGGAGCGGATGCCGGAACTCAAAAATATCGGCGGCGAGTATCTTAACTGGGGAATCGATTTGCGCTACAAAGATAAAGTTTATTCGGAACTGGTCTGCGGCCTGTATCCCTGTTATGAAGATATCCGCACTCATTATCCCCAGGCCGGCGGGAGATTTATCAACGAGACCGACATGAACGAAAAACGGCGCGTAGTTTTTTTGGGGAATAAATTGAAGGAAAAATTGTTCGGGGCGGAAGACGCGGTCGGCAAGATCATGCTGATAAATTCCATTCCTTTTACGGTTATCGGGGTTATGCAGGAAAAAATGCAGATGGGGATGTATCACGGCCCGGATGAGACGACCGCCAATATCCCGGCGACCACGTTCGCGGCCATATTCGGCTATCGGTATTTGAGCAATATGGTTTATCAACCGTATGATATAAACGATATGAAGGGAGTCGAGAAGCACGCTATCGCGCTTCTGGCCGCCAAATATAAATATGACCCCAAAGACGAGCAGGCCCTTCAGGTCTGGGATGCCGCTTCCTCGGCCCGGGAATTTGCGAATATGCTGTTAGGCATACAGCTCTTCCTGGGGATTATCGGCGGAATGTCGCTCTTGATCGCCGGGGTCGGGGTGGCCAACATTATGTATGTATCAATCAAGGAGCGGACCCGGGAAATAGGGATAAAGATGGCTATCGGGGCGAGGAAGAAATATATCTTATCGCAATTTTTGATGGAGGCGATATCGATAACGGCGGTGGGGGGATTTTTCGGTATGTCGCTGAGTTATATCNTGACGGAGTCATTCAAAATGATCAGGATTCAGAGCGATGTTCTGGATTTCATGGGGCGCCCGACGGTTTCTCCGGAGATCGGAATAATTGTCATATTGATCCTGGGATCGCTGGGGCTGATATCGGGGATATTTCCGGCTATGCGGGCGGCCTCGGTAAACCCGGTGGAATCATTACGATACGAGTAA
- the yknY gene encoding Uncharacterized ABC transporter ATP-binding protein YknY → MINMKELRKKYNTGKVEFEALRGIDLNVDRNEFISIMGPSGSGKSTLMNIMGCLDVPTAGEYSLEGISVASLSANQLADIRNQKVGFVFQSFNLLPYASAAENVELPLLFAGWNGRKRRERVQELLAQVGLADKDANKPTEMSGGEMQRVAIARALANKPNLILADEPTGNLDSKSGGEIMKLFTRLWEEGHTIIIITHDQNVAKQTKRIIRLKDGTLDNGNGNGNGSGVPISLSAS, encoded by the coding sequence ATGATAAATATGAAAGAGTTGCGCAAGAAATATAATACCGGTAAGGTCGAGTTCGAGGCCCTGCGGGGGATAGATCTCAATGTTGACCGGAACGAATTTATTTCGATCATGGGGCCATCCGGTTCGGGCAAATCGACTCTGATGAATATCATGGGTTGTCTCGATGTGCCGACGGCGGGCGAATACAGCCTGGAAGGGATCAGCGTGGCCAGTCTCAGCGCCAATCAACTGGCCGATATAAGAAATCAGAAAGTCGGTTTTGTTTTTCAATCGTTCAATCTATTGCCGTACGCGAGCGCGGCGGAAAATGTCGAATTGCCGCTTCTCTTTGCCGGCTGGAACGGGCGCAAACGGCGGGAGCGGGTGCAGGAGCTTCTGGCCCAGGTCGGCCTGGCCGACAAGGACGCCAACAAGCCGACGGAAATGTCGGGGGGGGAAATGCAGCGGGTGGCGATTGCGCGAGCCCTGGCCAATAAGCCGAACCTGATTCTGGCCGACGAACCGACGGGAAATCTCGACAGCAAGAGCGGCGGGGAAATCATGAAACTTTTTACCCGCCTCTGGGAAGAGGGCCATACTATTATAATTATCACCCACGATCAGAATGTCGCCAAGCAGACAAAAAGGATCATCCGGCTCAAAGACGGCACCCTTGATAACGGCAACGGCAATGGCAATGGAAGCGGAGTTCCTATATCTTTGAGCGCCTCCTGA